The Mycolicibacterium aichiense region TCCCGGCACCACGCACCGAGGTGCCGGTCGACGACGTCCTCGTGGGCGCGCCGGCCACTCTCGGTATCGAGTTCGGCGTCGGCGGCCCAGCCCGGGTCACCGAGTGCGCTGCGCAACGCCTGCCACTGCTCGTCGGTCTCGACGGCGATCGCCACCCAGGAGTCGTCCCGGCCGAACTCGTCGATCTCGTTGCTGCGGTACAGGTTCTGCGGTGATGCTGTCGGTCCCCGATTGCCGGCGCGCTGGAGCACCGCGCCGTACGCGGTGTACTCGACGATCTGTTCAGCGGCGATGTTGAGGGCCGCATCCACCATCGCGGCCTCCACCAGTGCTCCCTTGCCGGTGCGCCGGCGATGTTCGAGGGCGAGCAGCACCGCGTTCAGCGCATGCACACCGGCGTTGGGATCGCCGAGGGAATACGGTTCGTACGGATTGCGGTCCGGGTAGCCGGTGAGCCAGCTGATACCGGCGGCGGCCTCGATCACGTACGCGAACGCCGGATTGTCCCGCCATGGACCGTCCAGCCCGAAACCCGGCATCCGGCACATCACGATATCCGGCTGTATGCGTTGTAACGCACCGTAATCCAGTCCGAGCTGATCGAGTACCCGCGGCGTGTAGTTCTCGGCGACCACGTCGGCGGTGGCGATCAGCCGGAGCAGCAGCTCTCGGCCGCGTTCAGTGCCCAGGTCGAGGGTGATGTCCTTCTTACTGGTGTTCAGCGCCGCAAAAATCGGCTGTCTCTCCCACCAGTGGGCTTCGGTGACCGGCACCCCGGCGATCATCCGGGTGCCGTCGGGGCGGCGCGCGGACTCGACGTGGATCACCTCGGCACCCAGCAGCGCCATCAGGTGGGTGGCCGACGGCCCGGCCCAGAACGTGGTGAGATCCACCACGCGAATCCCGCTGAGTGGCAATCGATCCTGAGCAGTACCAGGCTCCCGGGGGGTGCGCGGCGTCTGGCGATGCCGGTCGGTGTGCTCGCCGAGTCGCGGGGCCGGCGACGGCGGGCGCAACTCGACGCCGGTGATCCGGTAGGGATGGCCGGGCTGGCGGAAGCCGGCCGGGTGGGTGACGAACGTCTTCCTAGCGACGAAATGCTCCAGCGACTCGACGGTGTCGGGGGTGGCGACCGGCGCGTTGGGGATCCGGAATGCCGTGGCCAGCTCGCGCACCTCGTCACCGGTGTGTACGGCCATCCAGGCGTAGAGCTCGTCGGCTTTCTCGCCGGCCTGCTCGGTGATGCTCACGGGCGCGTTCTCGTCGATCCACTCCTCGTGGCCGGTCATCGCGCACAGATCAAACCACTGCTGAGCGGTGCCACATCCGACGTCGACCAAGCCGTCCTTGACTCGGGCGACGCCTGGGACGGTCAACTTGCGGGCATCGCGCCAGGGCCGCCCGAGCATGTCGAAGTAGGTCACCGGGTAGTACGTCAGACCCATGACGTGACTTTCCAGCATGGACAGATCGATGAGTTCACCGGCGCCGCCGGCCACCACCCGCATTCGGGACGCCAGGATCGCCGCACTGGCATACGCCCCGGACAGGTAGTCGCCGACCCGGCCGCCGACGTAGACCGGTGCACGGTCCGGCGCGCCGCGTCCCAGCCCGACGATGCCGCCGGACCACGCCTGCAGCGTGAATTCGGTTGCGGGCCGGTCACTCCACGGACCGTCGAGACCGAATGGTGTGATCGCGACGACGATCAGGTGCGGATGGGCGGCGTGCATGGCGGCGGGCGCCAGCGCCGGATGCTCGGCCAGCGGTGAACCCGGTGACCAGACCACGGCGTCGGCGCCGGCCAGCAGGTCGCCCACCCACCGCAGATCCTCGTCGAGGTCCGGGTCGGCGACTGCGCTGTGCTTACCACCAGCCAGAAAGCTGAACAGCGCGCCATCCTCGTTCGGCCCGATCTGCGAACCCGAGGCCGACCATCGCCTCAGCGGATCACCTTCGGGTGCCTCGACTTTGATGACGTCGGCACCGGCGTCGGCGAGCAATTTGGTGCAGTACCCGCCGGGGATACCGGTGGACAGGTCGACCACGACAAAGCCGGTCAGTGGCGAGTCGGTCATCGCTACTTCTTCTTCTTTTTCGTCTTCTTGGTCTCGGTCTTCTCGGCCTTGGCTTTCGCGCGTCCGGACTTCGACAGCCGCCACTGCGGTGGGAACTTGCTGTCGTTGTCCTTCACCGCGCCGGCGAGTCCCGAGTCGAGTCCCGCGTGCATGTCGAACTCGTCCTCGTCGCGCGCGGCCGCGCCACCCAGCGACTCGAAGGTGCTACCGAGCAGACTGCCCAGGTACTCGCCCTGGAACTGCTTGAACACCTCGAAGAACATCTTCTGCTGAAAAACTGTGTCGGTGGGCCGGTTTCGCGCGCAGGCCAGTGCGTACCGACTGACCTCGTCTTCGAGTTCCTCCCGCGCCACCACGCTATTGAGGAAGTTGCACTCGTACATCTCGGCTGCGGTGAACGGCCGGCCGGTGTAGACCATCTCCTGGAACTTGCGGATGCCCATCATCTGCGTCCACCACCACATCCGGGGGCCCCAGCCGTAATAGCGGAACGACGGATGGCCGAACAGTGCATCGTCGCTGGAGATCACCAGGTCGGCGTCGGCGGCCTGGTAGAAGTGCCAGCCGTAGCAGTACCCCTTGACCTCGAGGATCGAGATCTTCTTGAAGTCCTGCAGTGTCCGGATACCCGACTGCGGGCTGGCGTACCACGCGCCGATCGAGGCGCCACGGCGGTACGTCCCCTGCGGCGGATACGTCACTGCACCAGGCGGAATCCGGAACTCGCCGAGCCGTGGGCCGGTGTCCTCGTCGTTCTGCAACTCCATGAACTCGGGGAGGTCGGCACCGCTGCCGAGATCCTCCCCCGCGCCCCGGATGACGACGACCTTTACCTGATCGTCGACACCGGCCTGATACAACAGGTCCGAATATCGCAGGCGCGCAGCGGCGGTCGGCGCATTGAGGTACTCGGGCCGGTTGAAGGTGATCGTGGCGATCTTGGTCTTCGGGTCCTTGTCGTAGAGGATGATCTCCTCGGCCGACGGGCGTCCGGCTTTAGCCATTGCTCGTACCGACGCTCGCCGCGGCGCTCCACGCCGGACTAGACGTCAGTACCTCGCACCCGTCAGTGGTGATCAACACAGCGTCTCGGGTGATGACCGAGCCGACCGACTCCTCCCAGACGTGGGCGGTGATGGCGAGCACCATTCCCGCCTCCAGCAGTTCGGCATCGGCAGTGGCCCGTAGCTGTGGCGAGACGACTGGCGGGTCGAACCCCAGGCCGAGGCCGTGCGCCACCGGCGTGACCGGCAGTTGCTCACCGGCGCGGGCGTAGGCATCCAACAGCGCGCTGGTGGCGTTGCCCGGTCGGCAAGCCGCGATCAGGCTGTCCCACAGAGAATCCCGGCGCCGGTAGAGCCCGCGCATAGCATCGGTGGGTTCGCCGACCGGGAGCGTGCGGGCCACTTCGGCGACATATCCGTCGGCCAGCACCCCGGCTGACAACACCACCAGGTCACCCTCGCGGATC contains the following coding sequences:
- a CDS encoding CaiB/BaiF CoA transferase family protein, with translation MTDSPLTGFVVVDLSTGIPGGYCTKLLADAGADVIKVEAPEGDPLRRWSASGSQIGPNEDGALFSFLAGGKHSAVADPDLDEDLRWVGDLLAGADAVVWSPGSPLAEHPALAPAAMHAAHPHLIVVAITPFGLDGPWSDRPATEFTLQAWSGGIVGLGRGAPDRAPVYVGGRVGDYLSGAYASAAILASRMRVVAGGAGELIDLSMLESHVMGLTYYPVTYFDMLGRPWRDARKLTVPGVARVKDGLVDVGCGTAQQWFDLCAMTGHEEWIDENAPVSITEQAGEKADELYAWMAVHTGDEVRELATAFRIPNAPVATPDTVESLEHFVARKTFVTHPAGFRQPGHPYRITGVELRPPSPAPRLGEHTDRHRQTPRTPREPGTAQDRLPLSGIRVVDLTTFWAGPSATHLMALLGAEVIHVESARRPDGTRMIAGVPVTEAHWWERQPIFAALNTSKKDITLDLGTERGRELLLRLIATADVVAENYTPRVLDQLGLDYGALQRIQPDIVMCRMPGFGLDGPWRDNPAFAYVIEAAAGISWLTGYPDRNPYEPYSLGDPNAGVHALNAVLLALEHRRRTGKGALVEAAMVDAALNIAAEQIVEYTAYGAVLQRAGNRGPTASPQNLYRSNEIDEFGRDDSWVAIAVETDEQWQALRSALGDPGWAADAELDTESGRRAHEDVVDRHLGAWCRDRTGDEIVAGLWPAGVPVAKVIQPHRQTELEQLAAREFFEVLDHPVNAPARFTTMPFRLSRRTPPIHIAPAPLLGQHNHELLVELGLSDSDIEELMAAGVIGSAPPG
- a CDS encoding enoyl-CoA hydratase/isomerase family protein, whose amino-acid sequence is MAKAGRPSAEEIILYDKDPKTKIATITFNRPEYLNAPTAAARLRYSDLLYQAGVDDQVKVVVIRGAGEDLGSGADLPEFMELQNDEDTGPRLGEFRIPPGAVTYPPQGTYRRGASIGAWYASPQSGIRTLQDFKKISILEVKGYCYGWHFYQAADADLVISSDDALFGHPSFRYYGWGPRMWWWTQMMGIRKFQEMVYTGRPFTAAEMYECNFLNSVVAREELEDEVSRYALACARNRPTDTVFQQKMFFEVFKQFQGEYLGSLLGSTFESLGGAAARDEDEFDMHAGLDSGLAGAVKDNDSKFPPQWRLSKSGRAKAKAEKTETKKTKKKKK